A single region of the Pygocentrus nattereri isolate fPygNat1 chromosome 27, fPygNat1.pri, whole genome shotgun sequence genome encodes:
- the nudt1 gene encoding 7,8-dihydro-8-oxoguanine triphosphatase, with the protein MFTRKLLTLVLVVQPERVLLGMKKRGFGAGKWNGFGGKVQSGETIEQAARRELLEESGLTVDILQKIGNITFEFIGETELMDVHIFRADTYTGEPTESEEMRPQWFDIDKIPFSQMWADDVLWFPLMLQKKKFLGYFKFQGHDVIVEHKLDEVQEL; encoded by the exons ATGTTCACAAGGAAGCTGCTTACTTTGGTGCTGGTGGTCCAGCCCGAGCGGGTGCTGCTCGGCATGAAGAAGAGGGGCTTCGGAGCGGGCAAATGGAACGGCTTCGGGGGCAAAGTCCAGTCAGGGGAAACCATAGAGCAGGCTGCTAGACG ggAACTGCTGGAGGAAAGTGGTCTTACTGTAGATATTCTACAAAAGATCGGAAACATCACGTTTGAATTTATTGGAGAAACAGAGCTGATGGACGTCCACATATTCCGAGCTGACACCTACACTGGCGAGCCCACTGAATCAGAGG AAATGAGGCCTCAGTGGTTTGACATTGACAAAATCCCCTTCAGTCAAATGTGGGCCGATGATGTGCTGTGGTTCCCACTGATGCTACAGAAGAAGAAGTTCCTGGGCTACTTCAAATTCCAGGGTCACGACGTGATAGTGGAACACAAGCTGGACGAGGTGCAGGAGCTGTGA
- the mrm2 gene encoding rRNA methyltransferase 2, mitochondrial, protein MWKCLSLPKFRFHASATALKKAPLKLKGKSGAEQRWLVRQLGDPFVKAAHSQNYRCRSAFKLLEIDDKYDVLRPGLSVVDCGAAPGAWSQVAAQRVNAAGERPDLPRGSVIGIDLLHIAPLEGAHFLSNQDITDPATHAALQRLLPQAQADVILSDMAPNASGLRELDHERLVSMCLSLLELADKILRPGGSLVCKYWDGGLTHKLRDGLARAFRDVRTVKPKASRKESSELYFLARTFRNT, encoded by the exons ATGTGGAAATGTCTGTCTCTGCCAAAGTTCCGTTTTCACGCCTCGGCCACGGCGCTGAAAAAGGCGCCGCTGAAGCTGAAGGGAAAGAGCGGCGCCGAGCAGCGGTGGCTCGTCAGACAGCTCGGCGATCCTTTCGTGAAAGCCGCTCATTCCCAAAACTACCGCTGCAGGAGCGCCTTCAAACTACTGGAGATCGACGACAAGTACGACGTGCTGAGACCCGGCCTGAGCGTTGTAGACTGCGGAGCTGCGCCTGGAGCGTGGAGCCAAGTGGCAGCGCAGAGAGTCAATGCAGCGGGGGAGA GGCCAGATTTACCCAGAGGAAGTGTCATAGGAATCGATCTGCTGCACATTGCCCCTCTGGAAGGTGCACACTTCTTGTCCAATCAGGACATCACTGATCCTGCCACTCATGCAGCGCTGCAGAGACTCCTTCCTCAAGCCCAAGCCGATGTCATCCTCAGTGACATGGCACCCAACGCCAGCGGGCTCAGAGAGCTAGACCACGAAAGACTAGTGAGCATGTGTCTTTCACTTTTGGAACTGGCTGACAAGATCCTGAGGCCGGGGGGCTCCCTGGTGTGTAAATACTGGGACGGAGGGCTCACGCATAAGCTCCGGGACGGTCTCGCTCGTGCTTTTCGGGACGTGAGGACTGTGAAACCCAAAGCAAGCAGGAAAGAGTCATCAGAACTTTACTTCCTGGCCAGGACGTTCAGGAACACATAG